The following DNA comes from Candidatus Binataceae bacterium.
CGAAACGCGCCCCGGCAACCCCGGACGCCGCGGCCGCGGCTCCGGCCGCCACCGCAAGCCCGGCTGCTGCGCTCCCGGGCGCGAGCATCCGCAAGACGCCGGGCGGCGCGTCGGCGTCTGCAGATGGCGCGGCAAGCGCGGCGCCCGCGGCGGCGCCCGCGGCCGCGCCCGCGGGCGTGGCGTCCTCGGGAGAAATCGCCGCACCACCACCGCCGGCTCCTGCGATGCCGGGCACGGCGGCCGAGAGCGTCGGCGCACCGGCGGCTCTCGCGACGCCCCGCGCAGAGATGAAAACCAGGGCGAAGACTAAAATCGCCAGCAAGGGCCAGACGCCGCGCCCCGCGAATGCCAAAGGCGGGCAACCATCGGCTGCATTGCAAACCGCCTCCAAGGACACCAAAGCGGACTCCAAGGACGCGAAAGCAAACTCACAGGGCGACAGCCAGAACGGCCCGTTTTCCTCGCTTCAGTTCTCCGGCAACAAGGGCCCGATCGACATCAAATCGGATTCGCTCGATCTCGACTACAAGGGCAACATCGTGACTTTTCGCGGCCACGTCCATGCCACACAGGCTGACGCAACTCTGACCAGCGACAGTCTGACCGTTTTCTATGGCAAGGATTTTCATGAGGTCAAAGAGATGGTCGCCAACAACAACGTGCGCATGAGCCAGGGCACGCGATGGGCGACCGGGGATCACGCGGTGCTGGACCAGGCCAAGCATACGGTGACGCTCACCGGCAGCCCGGTGGTCCACGACGGTGAAGATCAGGTTACCGGCAGCAAAATCACGGTGCATCTTGACACCGGCAAGAGCGAGGTCGAGGGAGCGCGCGCGGTGTTCTTCCCTAAGGACCAGAAAACCCGCGATAATAAGACAACCGTCGCTAAGTCGCCTTAGTCAGCGGCGATCGATATGGCGCCTGAACTCAAACTAGGACAAGACCTCAGGCTGCGGCAGCAGCTGGTGATGACGCCGCAGCTCCAGCAGGCGATCAAGATCCTGCAGCTGTCTCTGCCTGAGCTGGAAGCCGTCGTCCAGAACGAACTGGAATCCAATCCGCTGCTCGAGATGGTCGAGGATCGCAGCCCCACCGCGACCGCGGCCGACGACGGAATGGCGGCGACGCCGGATACGACGCCCGGCTCCGAGCCCGACCTGTTGCCGCCCGAGCCCGAGCTCGGCGCGGCGCCGGCCGAGCCCGAGTGGAACGGCAACGGCGACGAACAGCCGGCGGTCGAGGGGATCGCCAGCGAAGCGGGCGACGCCGCGACCGAGATCAAGGAGGAT
Coding sequences within:
- a CDS encoding LptA/OstA family protein, whose translation is MPGTAAESVGAPAALATPRAEMKTRAKTKIASKGQTPRPANAKGGQPSAALQTASKDTKADSKDAKANSQGDSQNGPFSSLQFSGNKGPIDIKSDSLDLDYKGNIVTFRGHVHATQADATLTSDSLTVFYGKDFHEVKEMVANNNVRMSQGTRWATGDHAVLDQAKHTVTLTGSPVVHDGEDQVTGSKITVHLDTGKSEVEGARAVFFPKDQKTRDNKTTVAKSP